A stretch of DNA from Vicinamibacteria bacterium:
AAGCCTCGCGTGGCGACAGGAAGAGCCCAACTCGCTGCTCCTGAAATGGCCTTATCGCCCGCGAGAGATCGTTCGCGCCGGCGTGAATTACAACGGGCTGAGCTCCGAGGCACTCCGGGCGACTCGGCTTCCAGCCGGACACCCCGAGGGGTACATCGAGGCGTTCGCCAACCTCTACCGGAGCTTCGCGTCGACACTTCGCGGGGAAGGGGAGCTCGATTGCCCCACGGTTCACGACGGCGCGCGGGGCATGGCCTTCATCGAGGCGGCGGTGGAAAGCTCGAGGGCGAACGGCAAGTGGACCCGAATCCAGGAGACGTGAAATGGCTAGACCGGTCACCATATTTACCGGGCAGTGGGCCGATCTTCCTTGCGAGGAGATGTGCCGGCTCACGCGCTCGCTCGGCTACGACGGTATCGAGCTGGCTTGCTGGGGCGATCACTTCGAGGTCGACCGGGCGGCTCGCGATGCGGAGTACGTCCGGCGAAAGCGCGAGCTGCTCGCACGGCACGAGCTCCAGGCTTACGCCATCTCGAACCATCTCGTCGGCCAGGCTGTCTGCGACCCGATCGATGAGCGGCACCGGAGCATCCTTCCCGACCACGTGTGGGGCGATGGCGATCCCGAAGGGGTCCGTCGGCGCGCCGCCGACGAGATGGTGCGGACGGGCGAGAGCGCCCAAGCCTTCGGCGTCGATACCGTCGTCGGTTTCACCGGAAGCTCCGTGTGGCATTTGCTCTACGCATTCCCCCCGACGCCTCAGAAGATGATCGACCGGGGCTACGAGGACTTCAAAAGCCGCTTCATGCCCATTCTCGATGCCTATCAGAAGTTAGGGGTCCGGTTCGCCCTCGAGGTCCATCCAACGGAGATCGCTTTCGACATCGTGACGGCCGAACGAGCGCTCCAGGCGGTGGGCCAGCACCCCGCTTTCGGCTTCAACTTCGACCCCAGCCATTTCGGATACCAGGGAGTGGACTACGTCGAGTTCCTGCATCGATTCGGCGACCGGATCTTCAACGTCCACATCAAGGACGTGGCCTGGAGAAAGACTCCGGGCGAGTCCGGTACGTTCGGTGGGCACCTCGACTTCGGCGATCGGCGCCGGCAATGGGACTTCCGCTCGCCCGGGCGGGGAGATATCGATTTCCAGGCGATCATCCGCGCCCTGAACGAAGTGGGCTACCGGGGCCCGCTTTCGGTGGAGTGGGAGGACAACGGCATGGATCGCGTTCACGGAGCCCGTGAGGCTTGCGAGTTCGTGAGGCGAATGGACTTCGTACCGCCCGCGAGTGGGAGCTTCGACGACGCCTTCGCGCGCTAGGCTAGGCTAGCGTT
This window harbors:
- a CDS encoding gfo/Idh/MocA family oxidoreductase; translation: SLAWRQEEPNSLLLKWPYRPREIVRAGVNYNGLSSEALRATRLPAGHPEGYIEAFANLYRSFASTLRGEGELDCPTVHDGARGMAFIEAAVESSRANGKWTRIQET
- a CDS encoding sugar phosphate isomerase/epimerase, translated to MARPVTIFTGQWADLPCEEMCRLTRSLGYDGIELACWGDHFEVDRAARDAEYVRRKRELLARHELQAYAISNHLVGQAVCDPIDERHRSILPDHVWGDGDPEGVRRRAADEMVRTGESAQAFGVDTVVGFTGSSVWHLLYAFPPTPQKMIDRGYEDFKSRFMPILDAYQKLGVRFALEVHPTEIAFDIVTAERALQAVGQHPAFGFNFDPSHFGYQGVDYVEFLHRFGDRIFNVHIKDVAWRKTPGESGTFGGHLDFGDRRRQWDFRSPGRGDIDFQAIIRALNEVGYRGPLSVEWEDNGMDRVHGAREACEFVRRMDFVPPASGSFDDAFAR